TGGATTCTAGTATTTGCTCAGACACTCCCACTCCTTATCAACCCTATGTCAAAGCAGGAAACTGAAAGGATTACATGCATGGAGTATCCAAACTTTGAAGAAACAGACTCTCTTCCCTGGATTCTGCTTGGGGCATGTTTCATAGGATACGTACTTCCACTTATAATCATTCTCATCTGCTATTCTCAGATCTGCTGCAAACTCTTTAAAACTGCCAAACAAAACCCACTCACTGAGAAATCTGGTGTAAACAAAAAGGCTCTCAACACAATTATTCTTATTATTGCTGTGTTTGTTCTTTGTTTCACACCTTACCATGTTGCAATTATTCAACATATGATTAAGAAGCTTAATTTCTCTAATTTCCTGGAATGTAGCCAAAGACATTCGTTCCAGATTTCTCTGCACTTTACAGTATGCCTGATGAACTTCAATTGCTGCATGGACCCTTTTATCTATTTCTTCGCATGTAAAGGGTATAAGAGAAAGGTTATGAAGATGCTAAAACGACAAGTCAGTGTATCAATTTCTAGTGCTGTGAAGTCAGCCCCTGAAGAAAACTCCCGTGAAATGACAGAAACGCAGATGATGATACATTCCAAGTCTTCAAACGGAAAGTAAAATGGATTAAATTTTGGTTTATGGCGAAGTAAACTGTACAACAAACTTTGCCGGACTTTTCTTATAAACCAAAATAATTGTTTGGCTTTAAATTAggattctttatatttctttcattgGGCACTTTTCCCATCTCCAACTCAGAAGTAAGCTCAAGAGAACAACATAAAGCAAAcaatataaagcaaaataaaaatgaaaagaaatacttcatttttatttgtaaatgaaataatatatcaaAAGGAGGTTATCTGCATAACTCTCAatgtgaaaagtttttttaataaaaaattaattattaatatttcttgccaacaaatggcaaaagaaaaaggaCCGAATAGATTTTATGTTGCCAGATGTTAATACTGTAACATACTTTTTTTGTAACATATTTCTTAAATCAATATTTCTCTCAATGTTAGATTTAATTCCCTCAATAACAACAGTTTTTTGTTCTGAGTCATAAAACTTTGTTAAAGAACTCTTTTGGAATAAACAGCAGGAAGCTGCAAAGTTATGATGAGTTGTCCCTCAATGCTCACTGTCAACTATCAGTGGGAGTTACAGGGAAAAGATAACTGGCAATAGATAGACTTTGAGTTGCAACATTATAAATGACGATGGTGATGACTGAGGCAATAAAAGCACTGAGCTTTTCCCGGAGCTGCCAGCATAGTCTTTAAGGGCCTCTGCTTAGCAATGTGAAAGACTATATGGAGTTACCCATTGAGAGAAGGGTCTATCCGCTAAATTCATCTTGAGAATAAAAGACATGCATATATGATTGGTTTCCTTGGGATTGCTAGGggatcatttctcttttcttcccacaAGTTGTTAGTACCCTGCATCTGAATTTCAATAGTTTGAGTTAACGAGTAAAAGGGGGGGGGTGCATGATGAGCAGGGAAAAATATAGTTGCTACTTGCTTAAATATGATAGAGAGTAAAATGCAAACTTACAAAATTAAGCATTCTTAGGACTCTTTACAATATTACATACTTGCTTAAATGAATATCTGTGTATGAATAGCATGACCTTTCCAAGCAGTCAACTGGTCTGCCAGTTGAAATTTGTTTTATCCCCAAAACTTCCCCAATACAGTATTCTCTGCTGGGAATGATGCCAAGTTTTACAATGgcagacaaataaaaaaatgttaattctgagtcatagtttaatttttttaacagaaagagGGTCTACTCTGttacactttaaatttttattggacTTTATATcctaagaatattttctttaaagttccTGTCTTACTCATTCTCAACTTTTACC
This window of the Saimiri boliviensis isolate mSaiBol1 chromosome 16, mSaiBol1.pri, whole genome shotgun sequence genome carries:
- the GPR183 gene encoding G-protein coupled receptor 183, whose amino-acid sequence is MDIQMANNFTTLSTTPQGNDCDLYAHHSTARIVMPLHYSLVFIIGLVGNLLALVVIVQNRKKINSTTLYSTNLVISDILFTTALPTRIAYYAMGFDWRIGDALCRITALVFYINTYAGVNFMTCLSIDRFIAVVHPLRYNKIKRIEHAKGVCIFVWILVFAQTLPLLINPMSKQETERITCMEYPNFEETDSLPWILLGACFIGYVLPLIIILICYSQICCKLFKTAKQNPLTEKSGVNKKALNTIILIIAVFVLCFTPYHVAIIQHMIKKLNFSNFLECSQRHSFQISLHFTVCLMNFNCCMDPFIYFFACKGYKRKVMKMLKRQVSVSISSAVKSAPEENSREMTETQMMIHSKSSNGK